One window from the genome of Mycolicibacterium gadium encodes:
- a CDS encoding polyribonucleotide nucleotidyltransferase: MSVVELEDGVYESTAVIDNGSFGSRTIRFETGRLAKQAAGSVVAYLDDETMLLSATTASKQPKDHFDFFPLTIDVEERMYAAGRIPGSFFRREGRPSTDAILTCRLIDRPLRPTFVSGLRNEIQVVVTVMSLDPKDLYDVLAINAASASTQISGLPFAGPVGGVRVALIDGQWVAFPTIEQLEGAVFDMVVAGRKTADDVAIMMVEAEATDKVIELVAGGAGAPTEAVVAEGLEAAKPFIAALCTAQEALAEKAAKPTADYPVFPDYQDDVFESVSAVATDELSKALTIAGKEERDDRTNEIKVEVLDRLADQYAGREKEIGAAFRSLTKKLVRQRILTDHFRIDGRGITDIRALSAEVAVVPRAHGSALFERGETQIMGVTTLDMVKMAQQIDSLGPETSKRYMHHYNFPPYSTGETGRVGSPKRREIGHGALAERALMPVLPSVEEFPYAIRQVSEALGSNGSTSMGSVCASTLSLLNAGVPLKAPVAGIAMGLVSDDVAVDGGGIERRFVTLTDILGAEDAFGDMDFKCAGTKEFVTALQLDTKLDGIPSQVLAGALAQAKDARLTILEVMAEAIDEPDEMSPYAPRITTIKVPVDKIGEVIGPKGKMINSITEETGASISIEDDGTVFVGASNGEAAQAAIDKINAIANPQLPKIGERFLGTVVKTTDFGAFVSLLPGRDGLVHISKLGRGKRIAKVEDVVKVGDKLRVEIADIDNRGKISLVLVAEDEAAEASPDAAPADAAAATS; the protein is encoded by the coding sequence ATGTCTGTAGTTGAACTTGAAGACGGCGTGTACGAATCCACCGCCGTGATCGACAACGGGAGCTTCGGCTCCCGCACCATCCGTTTCGAGACCGGCCGGCTTGCCAAGCAGGCCGCCGGCTCTGTCGTCGCCTATCTCGACGACGAGACCATGTTGCTGTCGGCCACCACGGCCAGCAAGCAGCCCAAAGACCACTTCGACTTCTTCCCCTTGACCATCGACGTCGAGGAGCGGATGTATGCCGCGGGTCGCATCCCGGGTTCGTTCTTCCGCCGTGAGGGCCGGCCGTCGACGGACGCGATCCTTACCTGCCGCCTCATCGACCGGCCGCTGCGCCCGACCTTCGTTTCGGGTCTGCGCAACGAGATCCAGGTCGTCGTCACCGTGATGAGCCTGGATCCCAAGGATCTGTACGACGTGCTGGCGATCAACGCCGCGTCGGCGTCGACCCAGATCTCCGGTCTGCCGTTCGCCGGCCCGGTCGGTGGCGTGCGCGTCGCGCTGATCGACGGCCAGTGGGTCGCGTTCCCGACCATCGAGCAGCTCGAGGGAGCCGTGTTCGACATGGTGGTCGCCGGCCGTAAAACCGCCGATGACGTCGCGATCATGATGGTCGAGGCCGAGGCGACCGACAAGGTCATCGAGCTCGTCGCCGGTGGCGCGGGTGCCCCGACCGAGGCGGTCGTCGCCGAGGGTCTCGAAGCCGCCAAGCCGTTCATCGCTGCGCTGTGCACCGCGCAGGAGGCGCTCGCCGAGAAGGCCGCCAAGCCGACGGCCGACTACCCGGTGTTCCCCGACTACCAGGACGACGTGTTCGAGAGCGTCTCGGCGGTGGCCACTGACGAGCTGTCGAAGGCGCTGACCATCGCGGGTAAGGAAGAGCGCGACGATCGCACCAACGAGATCAAGGTCGAGGTGCTCGACCGGTTGGCCGACCAGTACGCCGGCCGCGAGAAGGAGATCGGCGCAGCATTCCGATCGCTCACCAAAAAGCTTGTGCGCCAGCGCATCCTGACAGACCACTTCCGCATCGACGGCCGCGGCATCACCGATATCCGGGCTCTGAGCGCCGAGGTGGCCGTCGTGCCGCGGGCGCATGGCAGCGCGCTGTTCGAGCGCGGCGAGACCCAGATCATGGGTGTCACGACGCTGGACATGGTCAAGATGGCTCAGCAGATCGACTCGCTGGGCCCCGAGACCAGCAAGCGGTACATGCATCACTACAACTTCCCGCCGTATTCGACCGGTGAGACCGGTCGCGTCGGTTCGCCCAAGCGTCGCGAGATCGGCCACGGCGCCCTTGCGGAGCGGGCCCTGATGCCCGTGCTGCCCAGCGTCGAGGAGTTCCCGTACGCGATCCGCCAGGTGTCGGAGGCACTGGGCTCCAACGGCTCGACGTCGATGGGTTCGGTATGTGCGTCGACCCTGTCGCTGCTGAACGCCGGTGTGCCGCTGAAGGCCCCGGTCGCCGGTATCGCGATGGGTCTCGTATCCGACGACGTCGCAGTTGACGGCGGCGGGATCGAGCGACGGTTCGTCACCCTCACCGACATCCTCGGCGCCGAGGATGCGTTCGGCGACATGGACTTCAAGTGCGCCGGTACCAAGGAGTTCGTCACCGCGCTGCAGCTGGACACCAAGCTCGACGGCATCCCGTCGCAGGTGCTGGCCGGCGCGCTGGCGCAGGCCAAGGACGCGCGCCTGACGATTCTTGAGGTGATGGCCGAGGCCATCGACGAGCCCGACGAGATGAGCCCGTATGCACCGCGGATCACCACGATCAAGGTGCCGGTCGACAAGATCGGCGAGGTCATCGGGCCCAAGGGCAAGATGATCAACTCGATCACCGAGGAGACCGGTGCGTCGATCTCGATCGAGGACGACGGCACCGTGTTCGTCGGCGCCTCCAACGGCGAAGCGGCACAGGCTGCCATCGACAAGATCAACGCGATCGCCAACCCGCAGCTGCCCAAGATTGGTGAGAGGTTCCTCGGAACGGTGGTGAAGACGACCGATTTCGGTGCGTTCGTATCGCTGCTTCCGGGCCGGGACGGCTTGGTGCACATCTCCAAGCTGGGCCGCGGCAAGCGGATCGCCAAGGTCGAGGACGTGGTGAAGGTCGGCGACAAGCTGCGCGTCGAGATCGCCGACATCGACAACCGTGGAAAGATCTCGCTGGTCCTCGTCGCCGAAGACGAAGCAGCTGAAGCATCCCCTGATGCCGCGCCAGCAGATGCCGCAGCAGCCACGAGCTAG
- the lppU gene encoding LppU family putative lipoprotein — protein MRNLPAIVVAAIVVLGGLTGCSSSSATDLAVGDCLKTGGTPERPEVTRVECGTSESNFKVAATAEDSDHCPADVDSYYSMKGTFSDTSTTICMDIDWVVGDCMSIDPNNDKDPLRVDCDDSSVPNRQRATEVLENVANVDQCASGVGYPYDERNFTVCVEDVA, from the coding sequence GTGCGGAACCTGCCCGCGATCGTCGTAGCGGCGATCGTCGTTTTGGGTGGTTTGACGGGGTGTTCTTCCTCATCCGCGACGGATCTCGCGGTAGGGGACTGCCTGAAGACGGGTGGCACCCCGGAGCGGCCGGAAGTGACCAGGGTCGAGTGCGGAACCTCGGAGTCCAACTTCAAGGTGGCCGCTACGGCCGAAGACAGCGATCATTGCCCGGCGGACGTCGACTCTTACTACTCGATGAAGGGCACGTTCTCCGATACCAGCACCACGATCTGCATGGATATCGACTGGGTGGTCGGCGACTGCATGAGCATCGATCCGAACAACGACAAGGATCCGCTGCGGGTCGACTGCGACGATTCCTCGGTGCCCAACCGGCAACGCGCCACCGAGGTGCTGGAGAACGTCGCCAACGTCGACCAGTGCGCAAGCGGCGTCGGCTATCCCTACGACGAGCGCAACTTCACCGTATGCGTGGAGGATGTGGCCTGA
- the rpsO gene encoding 30S ribosomal protein S15, protein MALTVEQKKTILGEYGLHDTDTGSPEAQVALLTKRIADLTEHLKMHKHDHHSRRGLLLLVGRRRRLLKYVAQVDVARYRSLIERLGLRR, encoded by the coding sequence GTGGCGCTCACTGTCGAACAGAAAAAGACCATTCTGGGCGAGTACGGCCTGCATGACACCGACACCGGCTCGCCGGAGGCTCAGGTCGCGCTGCTGACCAAGCGCATCGCTGACCTGACCGAGCATCTGAAGATGCACAAGCACGACCACCACTCGCGACGTGGTCTGCTGCTGCTGGTCGGCCGTCGCCGCCGCCTGCTCAAGTACGTCGCGCAGGTCGACGTGGCGCGCTATCGCTCGTTGATCGAGCGCCTTGGGCTGCGTCGCTGA
- a CDS encoding bifunctional riboflavin kinase/FAD synthetase — translation MQRWRGQDEIPTDWGRCVVTIGVFDGVHRGHQELINHAVKAGRSRGVPTVLMTFDPHPMEVVFPGSHPAQLTTLTRRAELVEDMGIDVFLVMPFTSDFMKLTPERYVHELLVERLHVVEVVVGENFTFGKKAAGNVDLLRKAGDRFGFAVESMSLVSEAAATNSEETVTFSSTYIRSCVDAGDMVAATEALGRPHRVEGVVVRGDGRGRVLGFPTANVAPPMYSAIPADGVYAAWFTVLGHGPIAGAVVPGERYQAAVSVGTNPTFSGRTRTVEAFVLDTSADLYGQHVAVDFVARIRGQEKFAKVEELVTAMGADTERARTILAAH, via the coding sequence GTGCAGCGCTGGCGGGGACAGGACGAGATCCCGACGGACTGGGGCCGATGTGTCGTCACCATCGGCGTGTTCGACGGTGTTCATCGAGGCCATCAGGAGCTGATCAACCACGCGGTGAAGGCGGGCCGGTCCCGCGGCGTGCCGACGGTGTTGATGACCTTCGACCCACATCCCATGGAAGTCGTTTTCCCCGGCAGTCATCCCGCCCAGCTCACGACACTCACCAGGCGCGCCGAGTTGGTCGAGGACATGGGCATCGACGTATTCCTGGTTATGCCGTTCACCTCGGATTTCATGAAGCTCACACCCGAGCGCTATGTCCACGAACTGCTGGTCGAGCGGCTGCACGTCGTCGAGGTCGTGGTCGGGGAGAACTTCACGTTCGGCAAGAAGGCGGCCGGCAACGTCGACCTGCTGCGCAAAGCGGGTGACCGGTTCGGCTTCGCGGTCGAGAGCATGTCCCTGGTATCTGAGGCCGCAGCCACCAACAGCGAGGAAACCGTCACGTTCTCGTCGACCTACATCCGGTCCTGCGTCGACGCAGGTGACATGGTCGCCGCTACCGAGGCTCTGGGACGTCCGCACCGCGTCGAGGGTGTCGTGGTCCGCGGTGACGGACGCGGCAGGGTCCTGGGCTTTCCGACGGCCAATGTGGCGCCGCCGATGTACTCGGCCATTCCCGCCGACGGCGTCTACGCGGCATGGTTCACGGTGCTCGGCCACGGCCCCATCGCGGGCGCCGTCGTCCCGGGTGAGCGCTACCAGGCAGCCGTCTCGGTCGGCACCAACCCCACATTCTCGGGGCGCACCCGCACCGTGGAGGCGTTCGTCCTCGACACGTCCGCCGATCTGTACGGCCAGCACGTGGCGGTCGATTTCGTCGCGCGCATCCGCGGGCAGGAGAAATTCGCCAAGGTCGAGGAGCTGGTCACCGCGATGGGTGCCGACACCGAACGGGCGCGCACCATCCTGGCGGCGCATTAG
- the mntR gene encoding manganese-binding transcriptional regulator MntR: MVAQDYLKVIWTAQEWSHEKVSTKMLAERLGVSASTASESVRKLADQGLVDHEKYGAVTLTDAGRAAALAMVRRHRLMETFLVRELGYSWDEVHDEAEVLEHAVSERMLERIDAKLGYPTRDPHGDPIPASDGRVPTPDARQLSVCRDGDTGTVARISDSDPEMLRYFDSVGISLDSRLLVLARRDFAGMISVAVKSADAGEHEKGTTVELGSPAAEAIWVVG; the protein is encoded by the coding sequence ATGGTCGCCCAGGATTACCTGAAGGTGATCTGGACTGCCCAGGAGTGGTCGCACGAGAAGGTCAGCACCAAGATGTTGGCCGAGCGGCTCGGCGTATCCGCCAGTACGGCGTCGGAGTCGGTGCGCAAGCTGGCCGACCAGGGCCTGGTCGATCACGAGAAGTACGGCGCCGTGACACTGACCGACGCCGGCCGCGCGGCCGCTCTCGCGATGGTCCGCAGGCACCGGCTCATGGAGACCTTCCTTGTCCGCGAACTCGGATACAGCTGGGACGAGGTGCACGACGAGGCCGAGGTGCTCGAACACGCGGTGTCCGAGCGGATGCTCGAGCGCATCGACGCCAAGCTCGGCTATCCGACGCGCGACCCGCACGGCGATCCGATTCCCGCCTCCGACGGCCGGGTCCCCACCCCGGACGCCCGCCAGCTGTCGGTCTGCCGCGACGGTGACACCGGGACCGTCGCCCGGATTTCGGACTCCGACCCGGAGATGCTGCGGTATTTCGACAGTGTCGGCATCAGCCTGGACTCGCGGCTGCTGGTGCTGGCCCGCCGCGACTTTGCGGGCATGATCTCGGTGGCGGTCAAGTCCGCCGATGCGGGTGAACACGAAAAGGGTACGACCGTGGAGTTGGGAAGCCCTGCGGCAGAAGCTATTTGGGTGGTCGGCTAG
- the truB gene encoding tRNA pseudouridine(55) synthase TruB: MTEAGLVIVDKPAGMTSHDVVGRCRRIFGTRKVGHAGTLDPMATGVLVVGIERATKILGMLTATDKAYAATIRLGQTTSTEDAEGEVLQTVSATGVGEAQIETAVAALRGEIDQIPSAVSAIKVAGQRAYKLAREGQTVELAPRRVRIARFDVLSVRHEGDLVDMDVEVDCSSGTYIRALARDVGAALGVGGHLTALRRTRVGTFELDQAAGLEDLAERPRLSYTLDEACLLAFPRRDLSAEETEDTRHGRPLKVAGVEGVYAATSPDGQVIALLRDDAVRTKSVVVLRPATL, encoded by the coding sequence ATGACCGAAGCTGGTCTTGTCATCGTGGACAAGCCGGCGGGGATGACCAGCCACGACGTGGTGGGCCGCTGCCGGCGGATCTTCGGCACCCGAAAGGTTGGTCACGCGGGCACTCTCGACCCGATGGCCACGGGGGTGCTGGTGGTCGGCATCGAACGGGCCACCAAGATCCTCGGCATGCTGACGGCGACCGACAAGGCGTATGCCGCGACGATCCGGCTGGGTCAGACGACATCGACCGAAGATGCCGAAGGCGAAGTGCTGCAGACGGTTTCGGCCACTGGAGTTGGTGAGGCGCAGATCGAGACAGCGGTGGCTGCGTTGCGCGGTGAGATCGATCAGATTCCGTCGGCAGTGAGCGCCATCAAGGTCGCTGGACAGCGGGCCTACAAGCTGGCCCGCGAGGGACAAACCGTCGAGCTCGCCCCGCGCAGGGTGCGTATCGCGCGGTTCGACGTGCTATCCGTCCGGCACGAGGGCGATCTCGTCGACATGGACGTCGAAGTGGACTGCTCCAGCGGAACCTACATCCGCGCGCTGGCGCGCGATGTCGGTGCCGCGCTCGGCGTCGGTGGACACCTGACCGCTCTGCGCCGGACCAGGGTCGGCACGTTCGAGCTGGATCAGGCCGCCGGTTTGGAGGACCTCGCCGAACGGCCGCGCCTGTCGTACACGCTCGACGAGGCGTGCCTGCTGGCGTTCCCGCGTCGCGACCTGTCGGCTGAGGAAACCGAGGACACCCGCCATGGCCGGCCGTTGAAAGTCGCTGGTGTTGAGGGCGTTTACGCGGCGACCTCGCCCGACGGACAGGTCATCGCGTTGCTGAGAGACGACGCGGTCCGCACCAAGTCGGTGGTCGTGTTGCGACCGGCCACCCTCTAG
- the pptT gene encoding 4'-phosphopantetheinyl transferase PptT, with translation MTVMATLLSGVLPEHGDALAAAEMYTDPPELAPLPEEEPLIAKSVAKRRNEFVTVRYCAREALGELGIAPVPILKGEKGEPCWPNGVVGSLTHCEGFRGAAVARHDAIRSVGIDAEPHDVLPKGVLDAISLPGERAELQALPYGLHWDRILFCAKEATYKAWFPVTNRWLGFEDAHITFDVDATGTAGGFESRILIDPSAPSGPPLQTLAGRWSVRDGLALTAIVL, from the coding sequence ATGACGGTCATGGCGACTCTGCTCTCCGGCGTGCTGCCCGAGCACGGCGATGCGCTGGCCGCGGCGGAGATGTACACGGACCCACCGGAACTCGCCCCGCTGCCTGAAGAAGAGCCGCTGATCGCGAAGTCGGTGGCCAAGCGGCGCAACGAGTTCGTCACCGTGCGTTACTGCGCACGGGAAGCGCTTGGCGAGCTCGGTATCGCGCCCGTACCGATTCTCAAGGGGGAGAAGGGCGAACCGTGCTGGCCCAACGGCGTCGTCGGCAGCCTCACGCATTGTGAGGGCTTCCGAGGCGCGGCCGTGGCGCGGCACGACGCGATCCGCTCCGTCGGTATCGACGCCGAGCCGCACGACGTCCTCCCCAAAGGCGTGCTCGACGCCATCAGCCTGCCGGGGGAGCGCGCTGAGTTACAGGCACTGCCATACGGACTGCATTGGGACCGAATCCTGTTCTGTGCCAAGGAAGCCACCTACAAAGCGTGGTTCCCTGTCACGAACCGCTGGCTGGGATTCGAGGACGCACACATCACGTTCGACGTCGACGCCACCGGCACGGCGGGCGGATTCGAATCACGGATCCTCATCGACCCGTCGGCACCGTCGGGGCCACCGTTGCAGACGCTGGCGGGCCGGTGGTCGGTACGTGACGGTCTCGCGCTCACGGCGATCGTGCTATGA
- a CDS encoding metallophosphoesterase family protein, producing MTRDGRQPTLWAISDLHTGHTGNKPITESLHPSTPDDWLIVAGDVGERTDEIYWALDLLRKRFAKVIWVPGNHELWTTNRDPMQIFGKARYDYLVDVCDQMGVITPEHPFPVWTEEGGPATIVPMFLLYDYTFLPEGAATKAEGLAIARERNIVGTDEYLLSAEPYATRDAWCRDRVASTRKRLEDLDWMTPNILVNHFPLVREPCDAMFYPEFALWCGTTATADWHTRYNALCSVYGHLHIPRTTWYDGVRHEEVSVGYPREWRRRKPYRWLRQILPDPKYAPGYLNEFGGHFEITQEMREHAQKMQQRIQARY from the coding sequence GTGACACGCGACGGTAGGCAGCCCACCCTATGGGCGATCAGCGACCTTCACACCGGTCACACGGGCAACAAGCCCATCACCGAGTCGCTGCACCCGTCCACACCCGACGACTGGCTGATCGTGGCCGGAGATGTCGGTGAACGCACCGACGAGATCTATTGGGCCTTGGACTTGCTGCGGAAGCGCTTCGCCAAGGTGATCTGGGTGCCGGGCAATCACGAGTTGTGGACCACCAACCGCGACCCGATGCAGATCTTCGGTAAAGCCCGCTACGACTACCTGGTCGACGTGTGCGACCAGATGGGCGTCATCACCCCCGAGCACCCGTTCCCGGTGTGGACGGAAGAGGGCGGTCCGGCGACGATCGTGCCGATGTTCCTGCTCTACGACTACACGTTCCTTCCCGAGGGGGCAGCGACCAAGGCCGAGGGGCTTGCCATTGCCCGCGAGCGCAACATCGTCGGCACCGACGAGTACCTGTTGTCGGCCGAGCCCTACGCCACCCGCGACGCATGGTGTCGCGACCGGGTCGCCTCGACCCGCAAGCGGCTCGAGGACCTCGACTGGATGACTCCCAACATCCTGGTGAACCATTTCCCGTTGGTCCGCGAACCGTGCGATGCGATGTTCTATCCGGAGTTCGCGCTGTGGTGCGGCACCACGGCGACCGCCGATTGGCACACCCGCTACAACGCGCTGTGCTCGGTTTACGGCCACCTGCACATCCCGCGCACCACGTGGTACGACGGTGTTCGCCACGAGGAAGTGTCGGTCGGCTATCCGCGGGAGTGGCGGCGCCGCAAGCCATATCGCTGGCTGCGGCAGATACTTCCCGACCCGAAGTACGCGCCCGGTTATCTCAACGAATTCGGCGGGCACTTCGAGATCACGCAGGAGATGCGCGAGCACGCCCAGAAGATGCAGCAGCGCATCCAGGCCAGGTACTGA
- a CDS encoding DUF3558 domain-containing protein has protein sequence MIAKLRVFAALCALVAAVIAVGQSHPGEPMQVRASDIPMTNVTTSIKYPVIDITDPDPFNPCRDLPLDVMGSLGLTFTPPIPEEGMRCKYDAGNYQMTVEAFVWKTFEEALPADAIQLDIDGHRAAQWWVMKPTDWNNRWWITCAIGFDTDYGLIQQTIFFSTIYSNPPPDCMQTNLQRAHELVPHYIFQGPSNE, from the coding sequence ATGATCGCCAAGCTGCGCGTTTTCGCAGCGCTGTGTGCGCTCGTCGCAGCGGTGATCGCGGTCGGCCAGTCCCACCCCGGCGAACCCATGCAGGTGCGCGCCTCGGACATTCCGATGACCAACGTCACAACCAGCATCAAATATCCGGTCATCGACATCACCGATCCGGATCCGTTCAACCCGTGCCGTGACCTCCCGCTCGACGTGATGGGGTCCCTCGGTCTGACCTTCACGCCGCCGATCCCCGAGGAAGGGATGCGGTGCAAGTACGACGCGGGCAACTACCAGATGACCGTCGAGGCCTTCGTGTGGAAGACGTTCGAGGAGGCCCTTCCGGCGGATGCCATCCAACTCGACATCGACGGCCACCGTGCCGCGCAGTGGTGGGTCATGAAGCCGACCGACTGGAACAACCGCTGGTGGATCACCTGCGCCATCGGATTCGACACCGATTACGGCTTGATCCAACAGACGATCTTCTTCTCGACGATTTACTCCAACCCGCCACCGGACTGCATGCAGACCAACCTGCAGCGCGCCCACGAGCTGGTGCCGCACTACATCTTCCAGGGCCCCTCTAACGAGTGA
- a CDS encoding sulfotransferase family protein: protein MPSLDDLTGAAVQRTGLDDFGDDSFREGLGILVRALGDESRLNPRGEAFVYDRIGLHLCQRLQVEDWYRRHPEIDDEQIEAPLFGLGLPRTGSTALSFLLARDPHIRYLRSWESTRPCPPPSTVQGDDPRIPLEARPVVVGSRQHVPNDVAGPMECLDLMALDFKSQMFQAFAQIPSYSDWLLDRADFTSTYHYERRVLKLLQWGEPTRPWRLKSPAHVISLGFLDRVFPDARFVMTHRDPADVMLSVADVYADIVSGFSDDVDRRYLGELNVKQWSTGIDRVLKFRAGGADHRFFDIDFRAMQGDPIGEVRRLYAWLGAPVTTEFEDGMRAWWAENAHNHDPHPKADPKAFGIDADAIRPLFATYVDAYLGGSHGN, encoded by the coding sequence GTGCCATCGCTCGACGACCTGACCGGCGCTGCGGTGCAACGCACCGGACTCGACGATTTCGGTGACGACTCCTTCCGCGAGGGCCTGGGAATCCTCGTGCGCGCCCTGGGCGACGAATCGCGACTGAACCCCCGCGGCGAAGCGTTCGTCTACGACCGCATCGGACTGCACCTGTGCCAGCGGTTACAGGTCGAGGACTGGTATCGCCGTCATCCCGAGATCGACGACGAGCAGATCGAGGCGCCGTTGTTCGGACTCGGCCTGCCCCGCACCGGGTCGACGGCGCTGTCGTTCCTGCTGGCCCGCGATCCACACATCCGCTACCTACGCAGTTGGGAGTCCACCCGGCCGTGCCCGCCCCCCTCGACGGTGCAGGGTGACGACCCGAGAATTCCGCTTGAGGCACGGCCCGTTGTCGTCGGCAGCAGGCAACACGTGCCCAACGATGTTGCGGGGCCGATGGAATGCCTCGATCTGATGGCGCTCGACTTCAAATCGCAGATGTTCCAGGCGTTCGCGCAGATACCGTCGTACTCCGACTGGCTGCTGGACCGGGCCGACTTCACGTCCACCTACCACTACGAGCGTCGCGTGCTCAAGCTGTTGCAGTGGGGTGAGCCAACACGACCGTGGCGGTTGAAGTCACCGGCCCACGTGATCTCCCTCGGCTTCCTCGACCGGGTGTTCCCGGACGCCCGATTCGTGATGACCCACCGCGACCCGGCCGACGTGATGCTCTCGGTCGCCGATGTGTACGCCGACATCGTCTCCGGATTCAGCGACGACGTCGACCGCCGGTATCTGGGCGAGCTCAACGTCAAACAGTGGTCGACGGGCATCGACCGCGTGCTGAAGTTCCGCGCCGGCGGAGCCGATCATCGTTTCTTCGACATCGACTTTCGGGCCATGCAGGGCGACCCGATCGGCGAGGTGCGCCGACTGTACGCCTGGCTCGGGGCGCCCGTTACCACTGAGTTCGAGGACGGCATGCGCGCGTGGTGGGCCGAGAACGCCCACAACCACGATCCACACCCAAAAGCCGACCCGAAAGCATTCGGTATCGACGCCGACGCGATTCGGCCGCTGTTCGCCACCTACGTCGACGCCTACCTGGGAGGCTCGCATGGCAATTGA
- a CDS encoding TetR/AcrR family transcriptional regulator, which yields MSESSMARRTYDNRARQQKAAQTRERIVAAGSELVHAFDSWNWRDLTFKAVAERAGVGERTVYRHFPTERHLHDAVMQRLECEAGISYEDVNLTNIDDVTARVFASLQRFSVRRSVDTPQDPTFVGVDARRREALVRAVSASAPAWSAAQQQMAAALLDVLWNVPSYERLVGVWGIDGTDATRAIGWVMAKVISAIEDDDAPPA from the coding sequence ATGAGCGAGTCGTCAATGGCGCGGCGCACCTACGACAACCGGGCGCGTCAGCAGAAGGCGGCCCAGACGCGGGAGCGCATCGTCGCGGCCGGCAGCGAATTGGTGCACGCCTTCGACTCCTGGAACTGGCGAGATCTGACGTTCAAGGCGGTGGCCGAACGCGCGGGCGTCGGCGAGCGGACCGTTTACCGGCACTTCCCCACCGAACGACATCTGCACGACGCGGTCATGCAGCGACTGGAGTGCGAGGCGGGCATCTCCTACGAGGATGTCAACCTGACCAACATCGACGACGTGACGGCCAGGGTCTTCGCGTCCTTGCAACGATTCTCCGTACGGAGATCCGTTGACACGCCGCAGGATCCGACGTTCGTCGGCGTCGACGCCCGGAGGCGCGAAGCGCTCGTACGTGCGGTGTCGGCGTCTGCCCCCGCATGGTCGGCCGCCCAGCAGCAGATGGCAGCGGCCCTGCTCGACGTGCTCTGGAACGTGCCGAGCTATGAGCGGCTGGTGGGGGTATGGGGCATCGACGGGACCGATGCGACGCGCGCGATCGGGTGGGTCATGGCCAAGGTGATCAGTGCTATCGAGGACGACGATGCGCCACCCGCGTAG